From the Saccharobesus litoralis genome, one window contains:
- a CDS encoding DUF1244 domain-containing protein gives MEQNDKIEAAVFRRLLAHLDSRKDVQNIELMNLAGFCRNCLSKWYVAEAEKLGQEVDADAARELVYGMPYSEWKANHQLPATPEQLAKFEAIQAAKK, from the coding sequence ATGGAACAAAACGATAAAATTGAAGCGGCGGTATTTCGTCGTTTATTAGCGCACTTAGATAGCCGCAAAGATGTGCAAAATATTGAACTCATGAACCTTGCTGGTTTTTGCCGTAATTGCTTATCTAAGTGGTACGTTGCCGAAGCCGAGAAATTAGGTCAAGAAGTCGATGCCGATGCGGCGCGTGAGTTGGTCTATGGTATGCCTTACAGTGAATGGAAGGCCAACCATCAGTTACCCGCAACCCCTGAACAGCTTGCAAAATTTGAAGCGATTCAAGCGGCGAAAAAATAG
- a CDS encoding DNA topoisomerase III encodes MKLYIAEKPSLGRAIAAVLPKPHTKNDGYIQAANGDVVTWCIGHILEQAEPEAYNSEFKQWRFEHLPIVPQQWQLNPKAKTKKQLGVIRKLVKQATILVHAGDPDREGQLLVDEVIDYLNVPEVKKRNTKRLLISDLNASAVKRALQQLKDNRDFAALSVSALARSRADWLYGINLTRAYTLQGQKSGFNGVLSVGRVQTPILGLVVQRDQDIASFVPHDYYEVLADIQTPAGECFKVKWRPSEACRPYMDDQQRVIVKALAENVIRRIQNQAATVTQLKQQQKKQNAPLPYNLSALQIDASKQFNMNAKSVLDTCQSLYEKHKLVTYPRSDCRYLPKEHLNQAPNIIGQLSQSSEKYADWAKQADSSLVSKAWNDSKVGAHHAIVPTEKSAANITLSAYEQNVYFLIVRQYLAQFYPAYLYLQTQVELEIAGGKFAVTANTPQQLGWKTLFGKKQQAKKHQVEHTAQVSRNTSSNKQGYSDNHMEDSQGLEQQTLPPLVEGQVLHCLQGNLLSKQTQPPKPYTDATLLSAMTGIAKFVKNPDIRKILKETDGLGTEATRAGIIDLLFKRQFLQKQGKSILATELGKALVNALPDTATTPDMTAHWESTLNAISERQTQYQDFMLPLQASLQQLVQQAQHQVMTNLPKQQQAKGKKRFYKRKKKAA; translated from the coding sequence GTGAAACTGTATATTGCTGAAAAACCGAGTTTAGGTCGCGCTATTGCCGCTGTACTGCCCAAACCACATACAAAAAATGACGGCTATATTCAGGCCGCTAACGGTGATGTGGTCACTTGGTGTATCGGTCATATTCTGGAACAAGCTGAACCAGAAGCATACAACTCTGAATTTAAGCAATGGCGCTTTGAGCACCTACCGATTGTGCCACAGCAGTGGCAGCTTAACCCCAAAGCTAAAACGAAAAAACAACTCGGAGTGATCCGCAAATTAGTTAAGCAAGCCACAATATTGGTTCATGCGGGTGATCCAGACCGTGAAGGGCAGTTGTTAGTTGATGAGGTGATTGACTATCTTAATGTTCCTGAGGTGAAAAAGCGTAATACAAAACGTTTACTGATTAGCGATTTGAATGCGTCGGCCGTTAAACGAGCATTACAGCAATTAAAAGATAACCGCGACTTTGCAGCGCTGTCTGTATCGGCACTGGCACGCTCGCGAGCCGATTGGCTATACGGTATAAATTTAACGCGCGCCTATACGTTACAAGGGCAAAAGTCCGGATTTAATGGTGTGTTGTCAGTTGGTCGAGTACAAACACCGATATTGGGCTTGGTGGTGCAACGCGATCAAGATATAGCCTCATTTGTTCCCCATGATTATTATGAGGTTTTGGCTGATATTCAAACCCCAGCAGGCGAATGTTTTAAAGTTAAGTGGCGTCCAAGTGAAGCCTGCCGACCTTATATGGATGACCAGCAGCGCGTTATTGTCAAAGCCTTAGCCGAAAATGTCATTCGTCGTATTCAAAATCAAGCGGCCACGGTGACACAGTTAAAGCAGCAACAGAAAAAACAAAATGCACCGCTACCGTACAATTTATCGGCGTTGCAAATTGATGCATCCAAACAATTCAATATGAATGCCAAATCGGTACTGGATACTTGTCAGAGCTTATATGAAAAGCATAAGTTAGTGACATACCCGCGCTCGGACTGTCGCTATTTACCTAAGGAACATTTAAATCAAGCCCCCAATATTATTGGCCAATTGAGTCAATCGTCAGAAAAATATGCAGATTGGGCAAAACAAGCCGATTCCAGCTTAGTCAGTAAAGCTTGGAACGACAGTAAAGTTGGTGCGCATCACGCTATAGTGCCGACAGAAAAATCGGCGGCCAATATTACCCTTAGTGCTTATGAGCAAAATGTCTATTTTTTGATTGTACGCCAGTATTTGGCACAGTTTTATCCAGCGTATTTGTATTTGCAAACGCAAGTCGAACTTGAAATCGCCGGTGGTAAATTTGCAGTCACGGCCAACACCCCGCAACAGTTAGGTTGGAAAACACTTTTTGGCAAAAAACAACAGGCTAAAAAACATCAAGTAGAGCATACGGCGCAAGTTAGCCGTAATACAAGCAGTAATAAGCAAGGTTATTCAGATAACCATATGGAGGATAGTCAAGGGCTAGAGCAACAAACCTTGCCGCCTTTAGTGGAAGGGCAAGTATTGCATTGCTTACAAGGCAATTTGCTTAGCAAACAGACCCAACCGCCAAAGCCGTATACCGATGCCACTTTATTGAGTGCCATGACAGGTATTGCCAAGTTTGTTAAAAACCCAGATATTCGCAAAATATTAAAGGAAACCGATGGTTTAGGAACAGAAGCAACTCGGGCTGGTATTATCGATTTGTTGTTTAAACGCCAGTTTTTACAAAAACAGGGCAAGAGTATTTTGGCTACCGAGTTGGGTAAAGCTTTGGTAAATGCCTTACCAGACACTGCAACGACGCCAGACATGACGGCGCATTGGGAGTCGACATTAAATGCCATAAGTGAGCGACAAACTCAATATCAGGATTTTATGTTGCCTTTACAAGCGAGTTTGCAGCAGTTAGTGCAACAGGCTCAGCATCAAGTCATGACTAACTTACCTAAACAACAGCAAGCAAAAGGCAAAAAACGCTTTTATAAACGTAAAAAGAAAGCCGCTTAA
- a CDS encoding Hpt domain-containing protein — translation MVLDKQEALDRLGGNIDLLKMLVTKFVGDYQAIPQDINQFLAAGNTEEALRYVHSIKGAAANLGMHDLMQSAKVCEDNIRANNSLTDSEISELDNAYQAVVSASQQL, via the coding sequence ATGGTACTGGATAAACAAGAAGCGTTAGATCGATTAGGTGGTAATATCGACTTATTAAAAATGCTTGTCACCAAGTTTGTTGGTGACTACCAAGCCATACCACAAGATATTAATCAGTTTTTAGCTGCCGGAAATACAGAAGAAGCCCTGCGCTATGTCCATTCTATTAAAGGTGCCGCGGCCAATCTGGGAATGCACGATTTAATGCAATCCGCTAAAGTATGTGAAGATAATATACGCGCGAATAACAGTTTAACTGACAGCGAAATATCTGAATTAGATAACGCTTATCAAGCCGTTGTCAGCGCAAGCCAACAACTCTAA
- the rapA gene encoding RNA polymerase-associated protein RapA, which produces MTDFALGQRWISDSESDLGLGTVVAIQGRRISMLFPATGEQREYVSDTAPLTRVTFNKGDKVDSADEWSIIVEDIEEADGLYIYFGKNADTGEDASLIETRINHHLKLNKPQDRLFTGQIDRNDWYDLRYQSRKFQFNYQTNDLVGLNGARTSLIPHQLHIAKEAGQRFAPRVLLSDEVGLGKTIEAGMIIHQQILTGRASRVLILLPETLQYQWLVEMLRRFNLSFSIFDEERCAEYAESGENPFETEQLIICPLKLLSESEQRQKQACAASWDLVVVDEAHHLKWSPEQPSAEYSCVEQLAAISKGLLLLTATPDQLGHESHFARLRLLDKERFYDYESFVKDEASFKQTADLAKALIGEGNLAADDISQLNSLDANNGEIEQALLTVNSQDAEERLTSRKVILANLIDRHGTGRVLFRNTRASVQGFPQRHVNPVELDYPEEYLSSTRWWLNRHQDQPKVQDVAALLTPEFVYEAEGHEDQPWWLVDPRVDWLSEKIKADKSNKYLVICAKASTALTLEKAFRTLQGINSAVFHEGMSIIERDRAAAWFADMEEGCQVLICSEIGSEGRNFQFANQLVLFDLPLNPDLLEQRIGRLDRIGQRNDIDIHIPYFSGTASESMFKWLHQGINAFADTCPAGVNVFEQQADGLLDALFQLEHDDAVVAPFIDQAQAIITDLNKQMEQGRDILLELNSKGTDGEAIADAILEMDDDTSLIAFMFQVFDVYGVQQEEKGNQCLVVKPTEHMLEPHFPELTDEGMTISFDRETALTRDDVRFVSWDHPMVQGCFDMIARSEVGNNAVSILPNKALPEGTFFVELMYVVETAAPKHLQPGRFLPPTPVRLLLDKSGNNLAAKVAYEGFNKQLKPVNKQTASQLATALQTAVHQLIGVGEGIAQQQMQQIVEQAQERVEVKLAAELSRLQSLQQVNPSIRDVELTALEQQRAELKDYIGQAGVQLDAVRLIVVSHQ; this is translated from the coding sequence ATGACAGATTTCGCCTTAGGTCAACGTTGGATTAGTGACTCAGAGTCAGATTTAGGGTTGGGTACGGTAGTCGCAATTCAAGGTCGGCGGATTTCCATGCTGTTTCCAGCAACCGGCGAGCAGCGTGAGTATGTATCGGATACGGCGCCCTTAACTCGCGTTACCTTTAATAAAGGCGATAAAGTCGATTCGGCTGATGAATGGTCAATTATTGTTGAAGACATTGAAGAAGCCGATGGCCTGTATATTTACTTTGGTAAAAATGCTGATACAGGGGAAGACGCCTCACTTATCGAAACGCGTATCAATCATCATTTAAAATTAAATAAACCACAAGATAGATTATTTACTGGTCAAATTGATCGTAATGATTGGTATGACTTACGTTATCAGTCACGTAAATTCCAATTTAATTATCAAACCAATGATTTGGTCGGTTTAAACGGCGCGAGAACGTCACTTATTCCGCATCAGTTACATATCGCCAAAGAAGCCGGTCAGCGTTTTGCACCGCGTGTTTTATTGTCAGACGAAGTGGGTTTAGGTAAAACCATTGAAGCAGGTATGATTATTCACCAGCAAATCCTGACTGGACGCGCGAGTCGCGTGCTTATTTTGTTACCTGAAACACTGCAGTATCAATGGCTAGTTGAAATGCTACGTCGTTTTAACTTGTCGTTTTCTATATTCGATGAAGAGCGTTGTGCTGAATATGCCGAGTCGGGTGAAAATCCGTTTGAAACCGAGCAATTGATTATTTGCCCGTTAAAGCTATTGAGTGAGTCTGAACAAAGACAAAAACAAGCCTGTGCCGCCAGTTGGGATTTAGTCGTAGTCGATGAAGCGCATCATTTAAAATGGTCACCAGAACAACCAAGTGCAGAATATAGTTGTGTTGAACAATTAGCTGCGATTAGCAAAGGCTTGTTATTATTAACCGCGACGCCAGACCAACTAGGGCATGAAAGCCATTTTGCTCGTTTACGCTTACTGGATAAAGAACGCTTTTATGACTACGAGTCGTTTGTTAAAGACGAAGCATCCTTCAAACAAACGGCCGATCTCGCCAAAGCCTTAATTGGTGAGGGCAACTTAGCAGCAGATGATATTAGTCAACTTAACTCGCTTGATGCGAACAATGGTGAAATTGAACAAGCATTATTGACCGTCAATAGTCAGGATGCTGAAGAGCGCCTAACTAGCCGCAAGGTGATTTTAGCGAATTTAATTGACCGCCATGGCACGGGGCGAGTGTTGTTCCGTAATACCCGCGCTTCTGTGCAAGGTTTTCCTCAGCGTCATGTTAACCCTGTTGAACTCGATTACCCAGAAGAGTATTTGTCATCTACCCGCTGGTGGTTAAATCGTCATCAAGATCAACCTAAAGTGCAAGATGTTGCGGCTTTATTGACCCCTGAATTTGTATATGAAGCAGAAGGCCATGAAGATCAACCTTGGTGGTTAGTTGATCCACGAGTTGATTGGTTAAGTGAAAAAATTAAGGCTGACAAATCCAATAAGTATTTAGTGATTTGTGCCAAGGCGTCGACCGCGTTAACGCTTGAAAAAGCCTTTCGTACTTTACAAGGCATTAACTCAGCAGTATTTCATGAAGGCATGAGCATTATAGAGCGAGACCGAGCCGCAGCTTGGTTTGCTGATATGGAAGAAGGCTGTCAGGTGTTAATTTGTTCAGAAATAGGTTCTGAAGGGCGTAACTTCCAGTTTGCTAACCAGTTGGTTTTATTTGATTTACCGCTTAACCCTGATTTATTAGAGCAACGTATTGGTCGTTTAGATCGTATAGGTCAGCGTAACGATATCGATATTCATATTCCTTACTTTAGTGGCACTGCGTCTGAATCCATGTTCAAGTGGTTGCACCAAGGGATCAATGCGTTTGCCGATACTTGTCCTGCTGGGGTTAATGTATTTGAGCAGCAAGCGGATGGTTTATTAGATGCATTATTCCAATTAGAGCATGATGATGCGGTTGTTGCGCCATTCATTGATCAAGCGCAAGCGATTATTACTGATCTGAATAAACAAATGGAACAAGGCCGCGATATTCTACTCGAGCTTAATTCGAAAGGAACTGACGGCGAAGCCATTGCTGACGCGATTTTAGAAATGGATGACGATACCAGTCTTATCGCCTTTATGTTTCAAGTATTTGATGTATATGGAGTGCAGCAAGAGGAAAAAGGTAACCAGTGCTTGGTGGTTAAGCCAACTGAGCATATGTTAGAGCCGCACTTTCCAGAATTGACCGATGAAGGCATGACGATTAGTTTTGATCGTGAAACCGCGTTAACACGCGATGATGTGCGCTTTGTTAGCTGGGATCACCCTATGGTGCAAGGTTGCTTTGACATGATTGCCCGTAGTGAAGTGGGTAATAATGCGGTGAGTATTTTACCTAATAAAGCGCTCCCAGAAGGAACCTTCTTTGTTGAGTTAATGTATGTCGTTGAAACTGCAGCGCCTAAACATTTGCAACCAGGACGTTTTTTACCGCCAACTCCAGTTCGTTTATTACTGGATAAATCGGGCAATAATTTAGCTGCTAAAGTGGCGTACGAAGGATTTAATAAACAACTTAAGCCGGTAAACAAGCAAACGGCTTCGCAGTTGGCAACGGCACTGCAAACCGCCGTGCATCAATTAATTGGTGTCGGTGAAGGTATTGCTCAGCAACAAATGCAACAAATTGTTGAGCAAGCGCAAGAAAGGGTAGAAGTGAAATTGGCTGCTGAATTAAGCCGCTTGCAAAGTTTGCAACAAGTCAACCCAAGCATTCGTGATGTAGAATTGACCGCGTTAGAGCAGCAACGCGCTGAGCTAAAAGACTATATCGGCCAAGCGGGTGTGCAATTAGATGCAGTGCGCTTAATTGTGGTTAGCCATCAGTAA
- a CDS encoding diguanylate cyclase, giving the protein MSVTAKQTILIVDDEPLNIKVLGQALSGSYRVKTAINGTRALEIAQGEETPDLLLLDIQMPDIDGYEVLLALKQSDRTKSIPVIFITGRDGAEDEARGLELGAMDYITKPFNIPVVMARVRNQLALKQKADLLEKLVSIDGLTEIPNRRAFDEAFIREWRRCTRAQAPLSMIMIDIDCFKPYNDNYGHSKGDEVLKKVAERLSNELKRGGDFVARYGGEEFVVILPETEIHSAVYVAESLRNTIVEAQIPHKYNLAADFVTISLGLAYCIPREDLEPITLQNKADKMLYRAKNEGRNQVVAVPADDNWFD; this is encoded by the coding sequence ATGAGCGTTACAGCCAAGCAAACCATACTCATTGTCGATGACGAACCGTTAAATATTAAAGTATTAGGCCAAGCCTTATCCGGTAGTTATCGAGTCAAGACAGCTATTAATGGCACACGAGCATTAGAAATAGCTCAGGGCGAAGAAACGCCAGACCTACTGCTACTTGACATTCAAATGCCAGATATAGACGGCTACGAAGTCTTGCTAGCGCTCAAGCAATCTGATCGCACCAAAAGCATTCCGGTTATTTTTATTACAGGCCGAGACGGCGCTGAAGATGAAGCTCGTGGCTTAGAACTCGGTGCAATGGACTACATCACCAAACCATTTAACATTCCAGTTGTGATGGCGCGAGTACGTAACCAACTGGCGTTGAAACAAAAAGCCGACTTATTAGAAAAACTGGTTTCTATTGATGGCTTAACCGAAATTCCTAATCGACGCGCATTTGATGAAGCCTTTATTCGCGAATGGCGTCGCTGTACACGCGCTCAAGCACCACTTTCAATGATCATGATAGACATTGACTGCTTTAAACCATACAACGACAACTATGGTCACAGTAAAGGTGATGAAGTATTAAAAAAAGTAGCTGAGCGTTTAAGTAACGAGCTCAAGCGCGGTGGTGACTTTGTTGCTCGATATGGTGGTGAAGAGTTTGTTGTTATATTGCCTGAAACTGAAATTCATTCTGCTGTTTATGTGGCCGAATCACTGCGTAATACAATAGTTGAAGCGCAAATTCCTCATAAATACAATTTAGCCGCTGACTTTGTCACTATCAGTTTAGGCTTAGCGTATTGTATCCCGCGTGAAGATTTAGAGCCCATCACCCTACAAAATAAAGCCGATAAGATGTTATATCGCGCTAAAAATGAAGGTCGTAATCAAGTCGTGGCTGTTCCAGCCGATGACAATTGGTTTGACTAA
- a CDS encoding PhoH family protein codes for MAPELRKKYILDTNILLHDPFAFLNFKEHDVIIPMTVLEELDAIKDRKKDVARDARIAIRSLEEIMHEATPEEIVEGVSLKQHDEEEHDKGTLAIFPDHLLEFNTSQLPGQENDNRIINTALHLQQQFKPQRTILVTKDINMRLKAKGAGLEHVEDYKTDQLISDIKYLSQGHHQFDGDFWASVEDCESETEGRETSHILPRDIFPNTIFINEYLHDEGEKFAAKVIAHDKDSVKIKDLGKERMMHRQAWGISPKNFDQAMAMDALLDTDIDLVLLTGPAGSGKTLLALASALEMVIEKGIYEKIIVTRNTPEIAESIGFLPGTEEEKMAPWLAAINDSLDFLHRHDECRESSMNYIMEKANIQFKSVNFMRGRSIQKSIVILDECQNMTASQLKTIITRAGEGTKLICCGNLAQIDSNYLSPLTSGLTYIVERFKDFEGCATVNIAGVMRSRLASFAEEHL; via the coding sequence ATGGCGCCAGAGCTAAGAAAAAAATACATCCTCGATACCAACATCCTACTGCACGATCCATTTGCATTTTTAAACTTTAAAGAACATGACGTCATCATACCGATGACAGTATTGGAAGAACTCGATGCGATAAAAGACAGGAAAAAAGATGTCGCCCGAGATGCCCGAATAGCCATCCGGTCCCTTGAAGAAATCATGCACGAGGCTACACCGGAGGAAATTGTTGAAGGGGTCAGTTTAAAACAGCATGATGAGGAGGAACACGACAAAGGCACCTTAGCCATATTTCCTGACCATCTACTGGAATTCAACACTTCTCAACTTCCAGGTCAAGAAAACGACAACCGCATCATCAATACCGCTCTTCATCTTCAACAACAATTCAAACCGCAACGCACCATTCTTGTTACCAAAGACATCAACATGCGCTTAAAAGCGAAAGGTGCAGGATTAGAGCATGTTGAAGACTATAAAACCGACCAACTTATCTCTGACATTAAATATTTATCTCAAGGCCACCACCAATTTGATGGTGATTTTTGGGCGAGTGTCGAAGATTGCGAAAGCGAAACTGAAGGGCGAGAAACCTCACATATTCTGCCGCGGGATATTTTTCCCAATACCATTTTTATCAATGAATACCTGCACGATGAAGGTGAAAAGTTCGCAGCTAAAGTGATTGCACATGATAAAGACTCAGTCAAAATTAAAGACTTGGGTAAAGAGCGCATGATGCACCGCCAAGCGTGGGGCATATCACCAAAGAACTTTGATCAAGCCATGGCAATGGATGCACTGCTCGATACGGATATAGATCTTGTTCTACTGACAGGCCCTGCCGGTAGCGGTAAAACCTTATTGGCCTTGGCAAGTGCTCTTGAAATGGTCATTGAAAAAGGCATTTACGAAAAAATCATTGTCACTCGGAATACGCCTGAAATTGCCGAATCGATTGGCTTTTTACCTGGAACAGAAGAAGAAAAAATGGCACCTTGGTTAGCAGCCATTAACGATTCTTTGGACTTTTTACATCGCCATGATGAGTGCCGCGAAAGCAGCATGAATTATATTATGGAAAAAGCCAATATTCAGTTCAAGTCCGTTAACTTTATGCGTGGCCGCAGTATTCAAAAGTCGATTGTCATTTTGGATGAATGTCAAAACATGACGGCATCGCAACTGAAAACCATCATCACGCGAGCGGGAGAAGGGACAAAGTTAATATGCTGCGGTAACTTAGCGCAAATTGACAGTAATTACTTAAGTCCATTAACGTCGGGGCTAACCTATATCGTGGAACGCTTTAAAGATTTTGAAGGTTGTGCAACCGTTAATATCGCAGGGGTTATGCGCTCACGTTTAGCAAGCTTTGCCGAGGAACACCTCTGA
- a CDS encoding DUF1289 domain-containing protein produces MNTFNRIPNPCIGYCKLNEDGICGGCGRTKSERTDWIFLQPAQQQEIVDKSKQRLAELKQQTEK; encoded by the coding sequence TTGAACACATTCAATCGTATTCCTAATCCTTGTATTGGCTATTGTAAACTCAATGAAGATGGCATCTGCGGAGGTTGTGGACGCACGAAAAGCGAAAGAACCGATTGGATATTTTTACAGCCAGCACAACAACAAGAAATTGTTGATAAGTCTAAACAGCGCTTAGCGGAACTGAAACAGCAAACTGAAAAATAA